The nucleotide window CCCATATCTCGGATTGGGAACAGGCGGAGTATTTCACCGCGCTTTGATATACTCGTATCCGATATCAGCTTAGAAAATCCGCGCTTGCGGTTATACCAGACGCGGTCATGCTGAGACTGCACAGCAAAAGGGAGACGCCCCATGGGCCGGTTGAGCGCATTCAACTTCAAGGGCTGGATCGACGACCACCGCCATCTTCTCAAACCGCCCGTCGGCAACAAGATGGTGTTCGAGGAGGCCGATTTGATGGTCACGGTCGTGGGCGGGCCGAACAAGCGGACGGATTACCATGACGACCCGGTGGAGGAGTTCTTCTACCAGTTGGAAGGCGACATGGTCCTGAAGCTCTACGATCAGGGCGAGTTCTACGATGTGCCGATCAGGGAAGGAGAGGTGTTCCTTCTGCCGCCCCATGTCCGCCATTCGCCCCAGCGCCCGATGGAAGGGTCCGTCGGCTTG belongs to Hasllibacter sp. MH4015 and includes:
- a CDS encoding 3-hydroxyanthranilate 3,4-dioxygenase; protein product: MGRLSAFNFKGWIDDHRHLLKPPVGNKMVFEEADLMVTVVGGPNKRTDYHDDPVEEFFYQLEGDMVLKLYDQGEFYDVPIREGEVFLLPPHVRHSPQRPMEGSVGLVIEPKRPEGAVDAIEWYCFNCGSLVHRSEMHLKSIVDDLPPVYAAFYGDEAARTCGKCGEVHPGKEPPEGWVTL